Proteins from a single region of Clupea harengus chromosome 5, Ch_v2.0.2, whole genome shotgun sequence:
- the LOC105895948 gene encoding immunoglobulin-like and fibronectin type III domain-containing protein 1: MLLVGIKKKSKVPGVMITQYVEEIPEGKSHPDFTRKPIALTIQEGKLAIFKAICVGEPYPTVTWGRNNGEVTDPEKYQPKFDPNSLEHTLEMPNIKSEQADTYKCFAVNEFGKAVVTVMLNIIEVGYKKKKAQATTETR; the protein is encoded by the exons ATGTTATTAGTGGGCATCAAGAAGAAGTCCAAAGTGCCAGGGGTTATGATCACACAGTATGTGGAGGAAATCCCTGAGGGCAAGAGCCACCCTGACTTCACACGCAAACCAATCGCCTTAACCATTCAAGAAG GTAAATTGGCCATTTTCAAAGCTATTTGCGTTGGAGAACCGTATCCAACTGTTACGTGGGGTCGAAATAATGGAGAGGTCACTGATCCGGAGAAATATCAACCCAAATTTGATCCCAATTCTCTTGAGCACACTCTTGAG ATGCCGAATATTAAATCAGAACAAGCAGACACCTATAAATGCTTTGCCGTAAATGAATTTGGGAAAGCTGTTGTTACTGTTATGCTCAATATTATAGAAG TTGGctacaagaaaaaaaaggctcAAGCAACAACGGAAA CAAGGTGA
- the LOC116217882 gene encoding LOW QUALITY PROTEIN: immunoglobulin-like and fibronectin type III domain-containing protein 1 (The sequence of the model RefSeq protein was modified relative to this genomic sequence to represent the inferred CDS: inserted 1 base in 1 codon), whose product MSAEKKDYERICAEYGVTNFRWMLNTLNVKKQEREEEQALFIKSISNLKPIEVAPTGCAAFEIDMELLESTSRIFIFKDGEMVPFSKEQEADVKHELKQVGKKYVFTIRDLLPDDAGLYQMDVEGVTVFSTDFKIPAIDFLVKIQEVKAMEREDAVFECVLSNPFSKINWFSKSLPVEAGEKFDIEVSEDKLIHRLVVKDCALTDKGIYAAVAGIKSCNAWLVVMPDKSDPGKKKGRKTTKAGGSGIDLAKIAQEQQEKLQKDREERIEAVKAAKEAPADDGSGSGSGSGSGGVGVGDLKASVAIPEPVAPPIPEPVKGHSHKDDSAVGLVSESQVGDSAVDVKVSLTKGLSDTYAIHGQPVELACTISSDKVDGVWKQDDETLTSEAGRTIQKDGATHKVIIQSAIYDHSGQYSFEAGGIKTEGSLFVGDVPEFDPDDLHNFSKPVIVKVGQNASFKMPFSPQENIEIKWFKDGAELSDGGGVKIQKEPNHSRLLMKECIRTDAGEIKIQLKTPFGVVEATSRLIVLDKPGSPEGPVEVIESTSSVIDLGWKYPKDDGGSAVTNYIIERQQVGQAMWKKLGDVSADRLTFRDRNVAHGKQYNYRIYAENPEGIGEPLVTIESIMAGILVFPGAPCAPKVESAFKNCINLTWEPPIEDNGTTILGYQLEKRKKDTNQWIAMNPVNEPIEVLKYAVKDVSEGAEYEFRVAAINVSGAGEPSPPCAMVCARNPKMRPQFKAPEDFMVIRAGNSLRIKMSYEAEPLPDITWLKDDEPVDPWINIINVEGASTLSIPSSKRSDSGVYTITAKNSSGSACFDVEVRVTDEPNPPGPVALEQLVHGKVIITWAXSPDEEVDDRLHYLVAEHESNTRVWRTIADRLFCNTFTANIHSGREYHFRVYAKNDMGPSDPSNSPTWGVNLMKVAPITNVPVTVCLERPPSILVPLKVHTPPKGYQCYMTCAVRGTPTPYVSWYLNGICINSNKSYYITNTHGICSMYITRVSPDNEGEYKVVAINTFGKAECSSKVSVRD is encoded by the exons ATGAGTGCCGAGAAGAAAGACTATGAGCGTATCTGTGCAGAGTATGGAGTTACGAATTTCCGCTGGATGCTGAACACACTGAACGTAAAGaaacaagaaagagaagaggagcaggCACTG TTCATTAAAAGCATCTCAAACCTGAAACCAATTGAAGTAGCTCCAACTGGGTGTGCAGCATTTGAGATTGACATGGAACTTCTGGAATCAACTAGCAGGATCTTTATCTTCAAG GATGGTGAGATGGTTCCATTTAGTAAGGAACAAGAGGCTGATGTCAAGCATGAACTGAAGCAAGTTGGAAAGAAATATGTGTTCACTATACGGGACCTTCTACCTGATGATGCTGGTCTTTATCAGATGGATGTTGAGGGCGTCACAGTGTTTTCCACAGATTTCAAGA TTCCCGCGATTGACTTTTTGGTCAAAATCCAGGAGGTGAaggcaatggagagagaggatgctgtctttgagtgtgtcttGTCAAATCCCTTTTCAAAGATCAACTGGTTTTCAAAGAGTCTCCCTGTGGAAGCTGGAGAAAAGTTTGACATCGAAGTGTCTGAGGACAAGCTCATCCATAGACTGGTGGTGAAAGACTGCGCGCTGACGGACAAAGGCATCTATGCAGCTGTGGCTGGAATCAAGTCCTGCAATGCATGGCTGGTGGTAATGC CCGACAAAAGTGACCCTGGTAAAAAGAAAGGACGTAAGACCACTAAGGCTGGTGGCTCAGGTATAGACCTGGCAAAGATTGCTCAGGAGCAGCAAGAAAAACTCCAGAAAGACAgggaagagaggatagaggCAGTGAAAGCTGCGAAGGAGGCTCCAGCTGATGATGGTTCTGGATCAGGATCAGGTTCCGGTTCCGGAGGAGTAGGTGTTGGTGACTTGAAAGCATCTGTTGCTATCCCAGAACCTGTCGCCCCTCCAATCCCAGAACCTGTCAAAG GACATTCACATAAAGACGACTCAGCAGTTGGTTTAGTATCTGAATCACAAGTTGGGGATTCAGCCGTGG ATGTCAAAGTAAGTTTGACTAAGGGGTTATCGGACACATACGCAATCCATGGCCAACCAGTGGAACTAGCTTGCACCATTAGCTCCGACAAAGTTGACGGAGTCTGGAAACAAGATGACGAGACG TTGACCAGTGAAGCCGGGAGGACCATTCAAAAGGATGGTGCTACGCATAAAGTGATCATTCAAAGTGCTATATACGATCACTCTGGACAATACTCTTTTGAAGCAGGTGGCATTAAAACAGAGGGATCTTTGTTTGTTGGAG ATGTACCTGAATTTGACCCTGATGACCTACATAACTTCTCAAAGCCAGTGATTGTAAAGGTGGGCCAGAATGCATCATTCAAGATGCCATTTTCGCCTCAAGAAAACATTGAAATCAAATGGTTCAAAGATGGTGCTGAGCTGAGTGATGGAGGTGGAGTCAAGATCCAGAAAGAGCCCAACCACAGCCGCCTTCTAATGAAAGAGTGTATCCGCACTGACGCTGGAGAAATCAAGATTCAACTCAAAACCCCATTCGGTGTAGTTGAGGCCACTTCCAGACTCATTGTGCTAG ACAAGCCAGGGTCACCAGAAGGTCCGGTGGAAGTTATTGAAAGCACATCCTCTGTTATTGACCTGGGGTGGAAATACCCAAAAGACGATGGTGGCTCAGCAGTGACAAACTACATCATAGAGCGACAGCAAGTAGGTCAGGCCATGTGGAAGAAACTGGGAGATGTTTCAGCAGACCGACTGACCTTCAGAGACCGTAACGTCGCACATGGCAAGCAGTACAATTATCGCATTTATGCTGAGAATCCAGAGGGAATCGGGGAACCACTCGTGACCATCGAGAGCATCATGGCAGGAATCCTGG TGTTCCCTGGTGCACCATGCGCACCAAAAGTGGAAAGTGCTTTCAAGAACTGCATCAATTTGACATGGGAACCTCCAATCGAAGATAACGGAACAACTATCCTTGGATACCAATTGGAAAAACGCAAGAAAGACACAAACCAGTGGATTGCTATGAATCCAGTGAATGAGCCAATTGAAG TCCTGAAATATGCTGTCAAAGATGTATCTGAGGGAGCAGAATATGAGTTCAGAGTGGCAGCCATAAATGTGTCCGGGGCTGGAGAGCCAAGTCCCCCCTGTGCAATGGTGTGTGCAAGAAACCCCAAGA TGAGACCACAGTTCAAAGCTCCAGAGGATTTTATGGTTATAAGGGCAGGGAATTCCCTGAGAATCAAGATGAGTTATGAG GCTGAGCCTCTGCCTGACATCACCTGGTTGAAAGATGATGAACCAGTTGATCCATGGATCAACATCATAAATGTTGAGGGGGCATCCACGCTGTCGATTCCTTCATCAAAGCGCTCAGATTCTGGAGTCTACACCATTACGGCCAAGAACTCCAGTGGCTCTGCCTGTTTTGATGTTGAGGTCAGAGTTACAG ATGAGCCTAACCCACCAGGTCCAGTGGCATTAGAACAACTTGTCCACGGAAAAGTAATCATCACCTGGG CCTCTCCCGACGAGGAGGTGGATGACCGCCTGCACTACCTGGTGGCTGAACATGAGTCCAACACCCGTGTTTGGCGCACCATTGCTGATCGCCTCTTCTGCAACACCTTCACTGCAAACATACACTCTGGGAGAGAGTACCATTTCCGTGTCTATGCCAAGAATGATATGGGTCCGTCGGATCCGTCTAATTCACCCACATGGGGTGTCAATCTCATGAAAG TTGCACCAATAACCAACGTCCCAGTGACAGTCTGCTTAGAGAGGCCTCCATCCATCCTGGTTCCTCTGAAAGTCCATACTCCACCAAAAGGATACCAGTGCTACATGACATGTGCCGTCCGTGGCACCCCCACGCCCTACGTCTCCTGGTACCTGAATGGCATCTGTATCAACAGCAACAAAAGCTACTACATCACCAATACCCATGGCATCTGCTCCATGTACATCACCAGAGTGAGCCCCGATAACGAAGGAGAGTACAAGGTGGTGGCAATCAACACATTTGGCAAGGCGGAGTGCTCCTCTAAAGTCAGCGTCAGAG ATTGA